Genomic DNA from Streptomyces sp. AM 2-1-1:
CGGGGCGTCCGGCGCGCCGGAGCCGGTGGTGTACGCGGCGTCGGCGGCGAGTTCGGCCGCGCGGGTCGCCACCCGGTGCGCCTGGATGTGGTCGGGGTGGCCGTATCCGCCGTCGGCGTCGTACGTCACCAGGACCTGCGGGCGGATCTCGCGGATGACGTCCACCAGCGGGGCGGCCGCGTCGTCCACGGCGGCGTCCCAGAAGGCTCCGGGGCGGTGGTTCTGCTCGGTGCCCATCATCCCGGAGTCGCGGTACCGGCCGGGGGCGCCGAGGAAGCGGTGGTCGGTGACCCCCAGCTCCTTCATGGCGGCGGCGAGTTCGCCCACGCGGTGCGGGCCGAGGGCGTCGTCCCGGTCGGACGCCAGGTGCGCCAGCGACGGGGGGATGACCTCGCCCTCCTCGCCCCGGGTGCAGGTCACCAGCGTGACGTGGGCGCCCTCGGCCGCGTACTTGGCCATGGTGGCGCCGTTGTTGATCGACTCGTCGTCGGGGTGCGCGTGCACCAGGAGCAGACGGCGGGCGGGAAGGTCCTTCATGAGGACCACCCTACGAGCCCCGCTCCCCCTCCGGGCGTCGGCGTCCCCGGTTCACACGTCCGGGGCCCCGTGCGGCCGCCCCGCGACGCCCCTCACGGGCGGGCGGGAGACCTCGCGGGGCCCGCGGACGGCCGCGCGGACCCGCTGCGGTCCGCGCGGCCCTCAGAACTTGATGCTGCCGATCACGCCCGCGACGTTCGAGGTGAGGTCGGCGATCGTCGGGGCGATGGACGAACTCGCCAGGTAGAACCCGAGCAGCATGCAGATCGCCGCGTGTCCGCCCTTGAGTCCGGATTTCCGGATCAGCAGGAAGACGACGATCGCCAGCAGCACTACCGCCGAAATCGAGAGTGCCACGGCGGTTCACCTCCATCAGTACGGTCGCGACGGGAACATCGGACGGATCACACACATCGGCACATCGGGTCTGAACGGACAGCGGTGGGGCAGCAGTAGGGAAGCCAGCAGGTTCTTACCCACCGAGCGCTACGGATCATAACTATCCGTGCCAGGGCATTGTCCGGGTCACTGCAGCACGAGGGGGCGCACGGGCGGCGGCGGCCGGGCTAGGTTTCGGCCCATGACCTCGCAGAAGCCGTCTTTTCCGCGCCAGCACGCCCGGACCCAGCGATTCACCCGGGGCGCCCCCCGGGCCTTCACCGTCTCACCTGACGGGACGCGGGTGATCTTCCTGCGCTCGTCCTCCGGCACCGACCCGGTCAGCCGGCTCATGGTGCTGGACCCCTCGACCGGCCTGGAGCGCGTCGCCGCCGACCCCGGGGCCCTGCTGGGCGGCTCGGCGGAGCGGCTGTCGCCGCAGGAGCGCGCGCGCCGCGAACGCACCCGTGAGGGCGGTACGGGCATCGTCGAGTACGCGGTCGACGCCGAGGCGGAGTTGGCCGCCTTCGCGCTCTCCGGCAAGGTGTACGTGGCCGAATTGCGTGCCGGTACGGCGGGCGCGCTGCCGGTCCCGGGGCCGGTGATCGACCCCCGGCCCTCCCCCGACGGCCGGCACGTCGCGTACGTCGCACGCGGCGCGCTGCGGGTGGTCGGCGCCGACGGTACCGACGACCGGGCGGTGGCCGAACCGGAGGCGGAGCACCTCACCTACGGGCTCGCGGAGTTCGTCGCGGCCGAGGAGATGGGCCGGCGCCGGGGCTTCTGGTGGTCCCCGGAATCGGACCGGCTGCTGGTGGCCCGG
This window encodes:
- the mshB gene encoding N-acetyl-1-D-myo-inositol-2-amino-2-deoxy-alpha-D-glucopyranoside deacetylase gives rise to the protein MKDLPARRLLLVHAHPDDESINNGATMAKYAAEGAHVTLVTCTRGEEGEVIPPSLAHLASDRDDALGPHRVGELAAAMKELGVTDHRFLGAPGRYRDSGMMGTEQNHRPGAFWDAAVDDAAAPLVDVIREIRPQVLVTYDADGGYGHPDHIQAHRVATRAAELAADAAYTTGSGAPDAPHTIAKTYWNRTPRQVAEEAFARLRAEAPGVFAEIAAIEDVPGVTDDSVITTEIDGSAFAEAKAAAMRAHATQVVVDGPWFALSNDKGQPLFTTEYYQLVRGGPDGGHVRERDLFAGLPEAAAGTGARS